A window of Adhaeribacter arboris genomic DNA:
GATGCGGTTTGAAAAGTAACCAGTTTGCCTCGTGACCGGCGGGCCTCGTCGGTGCACTCGGACGGGCTACTTTTCCTTTTCTCCTTTCGTCGAAATGCCTGATGGCACCGGAAAACTAGCAGGTCCTCGTTGCACCGACTGCTGTCTGTTCTGCTAACCTCCGCTTTTAGGAATTCTATTTTTTTGTTAACTTTTTGTTTCCTTATTATAGCGGCAATGTATACTTAAAAAATCTAAGTTATCTTTCCTTCTTTCGTCTGAATTCAAAAGCTCCAGAATTTTAGAAGGCAACATAGTTAAACGGGTGTCGTTTTTCTTAACTAACCGGTTCTACTAGATAGTTCTACTAAATAACAGCTTGAAAATAAAGTAAGCTTATGGATAATAATTTTAGGTTAAAAGTTCCCCTCCTAAGCTTAGGAGGGGCAGGGGTGGTTGATTTTTAAAGACAGCATCCTATACCTTATTATGTTCTAGTTCTTATTTTTAATAGAACCAGGTAGCTACGCATTATTTATTGAGTATTTCCATTATTCTGCCTTGTTCCGGAGAATCGTTTTTCTGCATTTTGATAGTAAATTTTATCAACTACTTCCCGGGGTACCTTTAAGCCGGTAAAGGTACCTTCTATGCTGGGTACGCTCATATTTTCGTCCGAAGTAAAAAATTTCCAGTCGCGCGACCAAGTTTCGTGGGCTTGTTTTCTGATCTCAGCTGAGCTTTTATCTTTATTAAAAACCAAATCCGTGGCGTAAATCAACCGGTCCTGGTATTTAATAAAGAAATCGCGGACTTTTTGCCGCTCTTTTACCGCTTGGTATTGGAAGTGCGGAATCCGGGCCGCCATATCTACGGCCATATTCGGAAACTTATCCAGGCGCTTTGCCAGTTCGTCCACGCTCCATTCCAGGCTGCCTAAGTGAGCGCCTACAAAAGTTACATCCGGATGTTTTGTCACCATGTGGTCTCGGGCCTGAATGTGCTGCTCGTAAGAAGGATATTCCGGGTGCCGGTACATGTGGTACTGCGGATGCTCCCGGTAATAATTTTTATCTCCGTTAACCGTCATTTTTTCCAGGGGTAACCAGCAGTTACGGGGCTCGCCTAAATGAGCAATGAGCGTTT
This region includes:
- a CDS encoding amidohydrolase family protein, whose amino-acid sequence is MKKNTRYWSLLTFLFLIFLQACSPKKQNAAATAAATTTKQTTPETYYALDDFKSVKKFDTHVHINTTDPALIKQAEEDNFRLLTINVDAPHYPEIAEQQQLALIHVKAFPERIAYATTISVQNFNAPDWQNKTIAYLKDSFAKGAVAVKFWKNIGMELKDNKNKFVMVDNPQFDPIVDYITQNKKTLIAHLGEPRNCWLPLEKMTVNGDKNYYREHPQYHMYRHPEYPSYEQHIQARDHMVTKHPDVTFVGAHLGSLEWSVDELAKRLDKFPNMAVDMAARIPHFQYQAVKERQKVRDFFIKYQDRLIYATDLVFNKDKSSAEIRKQAHETWSRDWKFFTSDENMSVPSIEGTFTGLKVPREVVDKIYYQNAEKRFSGTRQNNGNTQ